The following proteins are co-located in the Macadamia integrifolia cultivar HAES 741 chromosome 3, SCU_Mint_v3, whole genome shotgun sequence genome:
- the LOC122074838 gene encoding geraniol 8-hydroxylase-like encodes MMEFFTLVLGLLLVLWSLRAWISALIPGTSHRRLPPGPVPLPIVGSLFELGNKPNESLARLAQTYGPLMTLKLGHLTTVVASTANMAKEVLQTHDQALAGRMVLDAVRALNHYQASVIWLSPSSRWRNLRKLCNNQIFTSQRLNASESLRRQKIEELVAHVRESVQMGRPVDIGQSAFATSLNLLSNTMFSLDLARPGSDTAQDFKAVVRRIMEEAGKPNLSDYFPIVRPLDLQGIKRSMTIYVGRLYKVFDEIIDQRLVSRASLPSPTRNNDLLDILLDQDSSSEFSRHDIKSLFGDIFVAGTDTTSTTLEWAMAELLHKPESMVKAQLELQENVGDRKPMEETDVARLPYLQAVVKETLRLHPPAPLLLPHKAEAEVEICGFTVPKDAQVLVNVWAIERDPSIWTNPDSFVPERFLGSSGIDVRGRDFELTPFGAGRRICPGMPLALSMVHLMLAALLHSFDWKIEGGISPNDMDMADKFGITLEKALPLRAIPHEATRS; translated from the exons ATGATGGAATTCTTCACCTTGGTGTTAGGTCTCTTGTTGGTGCTGTGGAGTCTGCGGGCATGGATCTCCGCACTCATCCCTGGCACAAGCCACAGACGGCTCCCACCAGGCCCCGTCCCTCTGCCCATCGTTGGGAGCCTCTTCGAACTTGGTAACAAACCCAACGAGTCGCTCGCCCGACTTGCTCAGACCTATGGTCCACTCATGACTCTCAAGCTCGGTCACTTAACGACCGTCGTTGCTTCTACTGCCAACATGGCCAAAGAGGTCCTCCAAACCCACGACCAGGCTCTCGCCGGTCGAATGGTCTTGGATGCCGTTCGGGCGCTGAACCACTACCAGGCATCCGTTATATGGCTCTCCCCCTCCTCCCGATGGCGAAACCTTCGCAAGCTCTGCAACAATCAGATCTTTACTTCACAGAGACTCAACGCGAGCGAATCGTTGCGTCGGCAGAAGATAGAAGAGCTTGTCGCTCATGTACGTGAAAGTGTTCAGATGGGTCGACCCGTTGATATTGGTCAGTCCGCATTCGCCACCTCCCTTAACCTCCTATCCAACACCATGTTCTCCCTTGACCTGGCCCGTCCAGGATCAGATACCGCACAGGACTTCAAAGCAGTGGTGCGGAGAATTATGGAAGAAGCAGGAAAGCCAAATCTTTCGGATTATTTTCCTATAGTGAGACCATTAGACTTGCAAGGTATAAAACGCAGTATGACTATTTACGTGGGAAGACTATACAAGGTGTTCGATGAAATCATCGACCAACGATTGGTCTCTAGAGCTTCACTTCCTTCTCCGACTAGGAATAATGATCTATTAGATATACTACTCGATCAAGATAGCAGTTCAGAATTTAGCCGTCACGATATCAAATCGTTGTTTGGG GACATATTTGTAGCGGGGACGGACACGACCTCTACGACATTAGAGTGGGCGATGGCTGAACTACTTCATAAACCAGAGTCGATGGTGAAGGCTCAATTGGAGCTGCAAGAAAACGTTGGAGATCGTAAACCAATGGAGGAAACTGATGTCGCTCGGCTCCCTTATTTACAAGCGGTGGTGAAGGAGACCTTGCGGCTGCACCCACCAGCTCCGCTTTTGCTCCCTCATAAAGCAGAAGCTGAAGTGGAGATCTGTGGGTTCACTGTGCCGAAGGATGCCCAAGTGCTGGTGAACGTGTGGGCTATTGAGCGAGATCCCAGCATATGGACGAATCCGGATTCGTTTGTTCCTGAGAGGTTCTTGGGGTCGTCGGGGATTGATGTCAGAGGCCGAGACTTCGAGCTCACACCGTTCGGGGCTGGGAGAAGGATCTGTCCGGGGATGCCACTTGCGTTGTCGATGGTGCACCTGATGTTGGCTGCACTTCTACATTCGTTTGATTGGAAGATTGAAGGTGGGATAAGCCCCAATGACATGGACATGGCCGATAAGTTTGGGATCACCTTGGAGAAAGCTCTGCCCCTTAGAGCGATACCACATGAGGCGACACGGTCTTGA